In Prochlorococcus marinus str. GP2, a single window of DNA contains:
- the psaM gene encoding photosystem I reaction center subunit XII, whose translation MEPTQTINLIALSLIVVIHAGVLALRLGISLGRN comes from the coding sequence ATGGAGCCAACTCAAACAATAAATTTAATTGCACTTAGCCTAATAGTAGTTATACATGCAGGAGTTTTAGCTCTTCGGTTAGGAATCAGTTTAGGAAGAAACTAA
- a CDS encoding ferredoxin:protochlorophyllide reductase (ATP-dependent) subunit B, with translation MELTLWTYEGPPHVGAMRIASSMKDIHYVLHAPQGDTYADLLFTMIERRGQRPPVTYTTFQARDLGGDTAELVKKNIKESVERFKPKTLLVGESCTAELIQDQPGALAKGMGFDMPIVNLELPAYSKKENWGASETFYQLTRTLLKEKVSSSEKISPLRWKELGRRPKVNILGPSLLGFRCRDDVIEIQRILSEQGIDTNVVAPLGASPDDIERLIDAEINICLYQEIAEASCEWLRRNFGMEFTNTIPIGIKNTIEFINEVHNKLDLPMTNKEELEHKSKLPWYSKSVDSNYLTGKRVFIFGDGTHAIAAAKIAKEELGFEVVGLGTYSREMARQVRATAKELNLVALITNNYLEVEDAMKKAAPELVLGTQMERHSAKRLGIPCSVISTPMHVQDVPARYSPQMGWEGANVIFDDWVHPLMMGLEEHLIDMFKHDFEFVDGHQSHLGHTATKTGDSVNSEDKEDKNSKEGIIWTESGRAELTKVPFFVRGKVKTNTEKYAILRGIPEISDETLYDAKAYFS, from the coding sequence ATGGAATTAACTCTATGGACATATGAAGGGCCACCACATGTTGGTGCGATGAGAATTGCCTCTTCAATGAAAGATATACATTATGTTCTTCATGCCCCTCAAGGGGATACATATGCAGATCTTCTTTTTACAATGATTGAGAGAAGAGGGCAAAGGCCTCCGGTGACTTATACAACTTTCCAGGCTAGAGACCTCGGAGGGGATACAGCTGAATTAGTTAAGAAAAACATTAAGGAATCTGTAGAAAGATTTAAACCAAAAACTCTTTTAGTTGGAGAAAGTTGTACAGCAGAACTTATCCAAGACCAACCTGGAGCTCTTGCAAAAGGAATGGGGTTTGATATGCCAATTGTTAATCTTGAATTACCTGCTTATAGTAAGAAAGAAAATTGGGGAGCATCAGAAACTTTTTATCAATTAACAAGAACTCTTTTAAAAGAGAAAGTAAGTTCTTCAGAAAAAATAAGTCCTCTAAGGTGGAAGGAATTAGGTCGCAGACCAAAAGTAAATATACTTGGTCCTTCATTACTAGGATTTAGATGTAGGGATGATGTCATTGAAATCCAACGTATACTTTCAGAACAAGGAATAGATACAAACGTAGTTGCTCCATTAGGTGCTAGTCCAGATGACATTGAAAGATTAATTGATGCTGAAATAAATATCTGTCTTTATCAAGAAATTGCTGAAGCATCATGTGAATGGCTTAGAAGGAACTTTGGAATGGAATTTACGAACACTATTCCAATTGGAATTAAAAATACAATTGAATTTATAAATGAAGTTCATAATAAGTTGGATCTCCCTATGACTAATAAAGAAGAATTAGAACACAAGTCAAAACTTCCTTGGTATTCAAAATCTGTAGACTCGAATTACTTAACTGGCAAAAGGGTTTTTATTTTTGGTGATGGAACACATGCAATCGCGGCTGCAAAAATTGCCAAAGAGGAATTAGGTTTTGAAGTAGTTGGTCTTGGGACATACAGTAGGGAGATGGCAAGACAAGTAAGAGCAACTGCAAAAGAACTAAATTTAGTAGCTCTAATTACTAATAATTATTTAGAAGTAGAAGATGCCATGAAAAAAGCCGCCCCTGAATTGGTTTTAGGTACTCAAATGGAAAGGCATAGTGCCAAGAGACTTGGCATTCCTTGTTCAGTAATAAGTACACCAATGCATGTTCAAGATGTTCCAGCAAGATATAGTCCACAGATGGGATGGGAAGGTGCAAATGTGATTTTTGATGACTGGGTGCATCCCCTAATGATGGGCTTAGAAGAGCATCTTATTGATATGTTTAAACATGACTTTGAGTTTGTTGATGGTCATCAAAGCCATTTAGGACATACAGCCACAAAAACAGGAGATTCAGTAAATTCTGAGGATAAAGAAGATAAAAATAGTAAGGAAGGAATTATCTGGACTGAATCTGGTAGAGCTGAATTAACAAAAGTACCATTTTTTGTGAGAGGTAAAGTCAAAACAAATACCGAAAAATACGCAATCTTGAGGGGAATCCCAGAAATAAGTGATGAAACCCTTTACGACGCTAAAGCATATTTCAGCTAA
- a CDS encoding ferredoxin:protochlorophyllide reductase (ATP-dependent) subunit N, with translation MSKVEFNKETGPREVFCGLTSIVWLHRRMPDAFFLVVGSRTCAHLIQSAAGVMIFAEPRFGTAILEEKDLAGLADAHEELDRVVNDLIARRPEIKTLFLVGSCPSEVIKLDLATVAEKLNKRFLGKVRFVNYSGSGIETTFTQGEDGALKALIPLMESSDEEKLLLVGTLANNVEDRFKKIFRNLGISNIESFPPRQSTELPKIGKNTKVLLTQPYLSDTVRDLKHLGCEIISAPFPLGIEGSTEWFLSAAKAFKISELKVHEIISPLINRAKLALESHKEILKGKRLFLLPESQLEISLARFLHNECEMDLIEVGTPYLNKDLMKEEINLLPDNTKIVEGQHVEKQLDRVRESNPDLVVCGMGLANPLEAEGISTKWSIEMVFSPIHGIDQAADLAGLFSKPLRRNQILTSKTLVRQ, from the coding sequence ATGAGTAAAGTTGAATTTAATAAGGAAACTGGGCCCAGGGAAGTTTTTTGTGGGTTAACTTCAATAGTTTGGCTCCATAGAAGAATGCCTGATGCATTTTTTCTTGTTGTAGGCTCAAGGACGTGTGCTCATTTAATTCAAAGCGCTGCTGGAGTTATGATTTTTGCTGAACCAAGATTTGGGACGGCGATTCTTGAAGAAAAAGATCTTGCTGGTCTTGCTGACGCTCATGAAGAATTAGATCGAGTGGTAAATGATCTTATTGCAAGAAGACCAGAAATAAAAACTCTTTTTCTAGTTGGATCTTGTCCAAGTGAGGTAATCAAATTAGATCTTGCCACTGTTGCAGAGAAATTAAATAAAAGATTTTTAGGTAAAGTGAGATTCGTTAATTACTCTGGAAGTGGGATAGAGACAACTTTTACCCAAGGAGAGGATGGCGCCTTAAAAGCTTTAATTCCATTAATGGAGTCATCAGATGAGGAGAAATTATTATTAGTTGGGACTCTTGCAAATAATGTAGAGGATAGGTTTAAAAAAATTTTTAGAAATTTAGGAATTTCAAATATTGAGAGCTTCCCACCCCGTCAATCAACAGAATTACCAAAAATTGGCAAAAATACAAAAGTTTTATTAACTCAGCCTTATTTAAGTGATACCGTTCGAGACCTAAAACATCTTGGTTGTGAAATAATTTCAGCTCCATTTCCTCTTGGTATCGAAGGAAGTACTGAATGGTTTTTATCTGCAGCGAAAGCTTTCAAAATTAGTGAACTTAAAGTTCATGAAATTATTTCGCCTTTAATTAATAGAGCAAAACTTGCTCTTGAATCTCACAAAGAAATACTTAAGGGGAAAAGATTATTTCTTCTTCCTGAATCGCAACTAGAGATATCTTTGGCAAGATTTTTGCATAATGAATGCGAAATGGATCTTATAGAAGTAGGCACTCCTTACCTAAATAAAGATTTGATGAAAGAGGAGATTAATTTATTGCCTGATAATACAAAAATTGTCGAAGGGCAACATGTAGAAAAACAATTAGATCGAGTAAGGGAATCTAATCCAGACTTAGTAGTTTGTGGGATGGGTTTAGCTAACCCACTTGAGGCCGAAGGAATTAGTACTAAGTGGTCGATAGAAATGGTATTTAGTCCAATTCATGGAATTGATCAAGCCGCAGATTTGGCAGGTCTCTTCTCCAAACCTTTAAGAAGGAATCAAATCCTAACTTCAAAAACTTTAGTAAGGCAATAA
- a CDS encoding SDR family NAD(P)-dependent oxidoreductase, translating into MSKNIKGLVLITGTTSGVGLNTLKPLLRFGWEVIAVNRSNKRAMTIAEAFLTKDEIKNVHFIEIDLSNLDDVRKGCDEILETFKNPINSLICNAAVYKPRLKRPERSPQGFENSMAVNHFGHFLMIHLLIENILSSEREILLNGKSTVFKPRITILGTVTANYSELGGRIPIPAPADLGDLSGFKNGFLSPISMANGRKFKPGKAYKDSKLCNMVTVQELSKRYPAEKIVVNSLYPGCVADTKLFRDTPWLFRFLFPIFQKFITKGYVSQRLAGERVAQVATYKEFAKPSVHWSWGNRQKTGRKAFSQKLSKRIIDTKTSQQTYDLTSQLVGLD; encoded by the coding sequence GTGAGTAAGAACATTAAGGGTTTAGTCCTAATAACAGGAACAACTTCAGGAGTAGGATTAAATACTCTAAAACCACTTCTAAGATTTGGATGGGAAGTTATAGCTGTTAATCGATCAAATAAAAGAGCTATGACAATAGCTGAGGCATTCTTGACAAAAGATGAAATTAAAAATGTTCACTTTATAGAAATAGATCTTTCTAACTTGGATGATGTGAGAAAAGGTTGCGATGAAATATTGGAAACATTTAAAAATCCAATAAATTCTCTTATTTGTAATGCAGCAGTATATAAGCCAAGACTAAAGAGGCCTGAAAGATCTCCACAGGGTTTTGAAAATTCGATGGCAGTGAATCATTTTGGGCATTTTCTTATGATCCACCTTCTGATAGAAAATATTTTATCTTCAGAAAGAGAAATTCTTTTAAATGGAAAATCTACTGTATTCAAACCAAGAATTACTATATTAGGAACTGTCACAGCTAATTATTCAGAACTTGGAGGGAGGATCCCCATCCCTGCTCCAGCTGATCTAGGAGATTTATCTGGATTTAAAAATGGTTTTTTATCTCCAATAAGTATGGCGAATGGAAGGAAATTCAAACCTGGTAAGGCTTATAAGGATAGTAAACTTTGTAATATGGTGACCGTTCAGGAATTATCAAAAAGATATCCTGCAGAGAAGATTGTTGTAAATTCTCTATATCCTGGATGTGTTGCTGATACAAAACTTTTTAGAGATACACCCTGGTTATTTAGATTCCTTTTCCCGATATTTCAAAAATTCATAACAAAAGGATATGTTTCACAAAGACTTGCAGGAGAGAGGGTCGCGCAAGTGGCAACTTATAAAGAATTTGCTAAACCATCAGTCCATTGGAGCTGGGGAAATCGTCAGAAAACTGGCAGAAAAGCTTTTTCACAAAAGTTGTCAAAAAGAATAATTGATACGAAGACCTCTCAACAAACTTATGACTTAACAAGCCAATTGGTAGGATTAGATTAA
- the bchL gene encoding ferredoxin:protochlorophyllide reductase (ATP-dependent) iron-sulfur ATP-binding protein: MTSTINRPLDGEGSVQVKQDPKINIEEGALVIAVYGKGGIGKSTTSSNLSAAFSKLGKKVLQIGCDPKHDSTFTLTHKMVPTVIDILEEVDFHSEELRPNDFMFEGFNGVMCVESGGPPAGTGCGGYVTGQTVKLLKEHHLLEDTDVVIFDVLGDVVCGGFAAPLQHANYCLIVTANDFDSIFAMNRIVSAIKAKAKNYKVRLGGVVANRSKDTDQIDKFNERTGLKTMAHFKDVDAIRRSRLKKCTIFEMEPTEDVIEVQNEYLSLANNMLENVEPLEGNPLKDREIFDLLGFD, translated from the coding sequence ATGACAAGTACTATAAATAGACCTCTTGATGGAGAAGGAAGTGTTCAAGTAAAGCAAGATCCAAAAATAAATATCGAAGAAGGGGCATTAGTTATCGCCGTGTATGGGAAGGGTGGTATCGGAAAATCAACTACATCTTCAAACCTTTCTGCAGCATTCTCAAAATTAGGCAAAAAGGTTCTACAAATTGGATGTGATCCGAAACACGATAGCACCTTCACTTTGACGCACAAAATGGTACCTACAGTTATTGATATTCTCGAAGAGGTAGATTTTCATAGCGAAGAATTGAGGCCAAATGATTTCATGTTTGAAGGTTTTAATGGCGTAATGTGCGTCGAAAGCGGAGGTCCTCCTGCTGGGACAGGGTGCGGGGGGTATGTAACCGGTCAGACTGTTAAACTATTAAAAGAACATCACTTATTAGAAGATACTGACGTTGTTATTTTTGATGTCCTAGGAGACGTCGTTTGCGGAGGATTTGCAGCTCCATTGCAACATGCTAATTACTGTCTAATTGTTACTGCTAATGACTTTGATTCAATATTCGCTATGAATAGAATTGTCTCTGCAATTAAAGCAAAAGCAAAAAACTATAAAGTCAGACTAGGTGGGGTAGTCGCAAATAGGTCAAAAGACACAGATCAAATTGATAAATTCAATGAAAGAACAGGTTTAAAAACCATGGCCCACTTTAAAGATGTCGACGCCATTAGAAGATCAAGACTAAAAAAATGCACCATTTTTGAAATGGAGCCAACTGAAGATGTTATTGAAGTTCAAAATGAATATTTATCTCTTGCTAATAATATGCTTGAAAACGTAGAACCTTTAGAAGGGAATCCACTTAAAGATAGAGAAATTTTTGATTTATTAGGATTTGATTAA